Genomic window (Paenibacillus sp. PK3_47):
TGAGGCCCGTAACTGCAAATTGAAGCACAAACAGCGCAACAATCGGAGAGAAGTCAATCGTTCCGAACAGCGGTGGAATAACCTTGCGGAAAGGCGACAGATAAGGCTCTACAAGCTTGCCCAGCAGTTCCCCAATAAAGTTCTCGCGTACATTAGGCAGCCAGGACATAAGTATATAGAAAATGATCATGTAGTAGTAAATCCTAAAGAGTATATCAATTATTGAAAAGATTTCCAGCAAAGCCCAATCACCTCATTCTGTTATAGTCTTGATCGTCACCCAGGATTTCTGTAATGGACCCTTGAATTTCAACGGTATCCGGTGTGCACATGAATATATTGCCCCCAATCTTGGAGATTCCTCCGCCCAGGGCATAAACGGTTCCGCTGAGAAAATCAATAATCCGCATAGCCTGGTCATTGCGCACCCGCTGCAGATTGATCACCACCGTACGGTGGGAACGGAGATGATCGGCTATTTCCTGAGCTTCTTCATAAGAACGCGGCTCATAAAGGACTACCTTCACATTTTTTTGTGAATGGATGCTAACGACGTTGGCCCGCTGATTTTTGCGGGTTTCTACAGGGGCGGGTTCGAACTCTTCCTCCTCACGGGTAATCTGCTCCCGTTCAACAACTTCCTCTTCCTCCTGCAAGCCCAAAAAACTCATAAACCGGTTCATTACGCCCATCAGTCTCCCTCCTCATGACCTACTAATACCGTTCCCAGGCGCACCTGGGTGGCTCCTTCCTGTATCGCCACTTCAAAATCATTCGACATTCCCATCGACAGCTCTTGTATTGGCTCAGGTGTCAAAGCTAGCAGATTAAGCTCATCCCGCAGCTCACGGAGTCCGCGGAATACCGGGCGGGTAAGCTCCGGGTCCTCTTCATGAGGGGCCATCGTCATCAGTCCGATGACCTTCACGCGGTCATAAACGGCTATTTCACGCAGAAACTGGGGCACAGCTTCAGGACTCAGGCCAAACTTGCTGTCTTCCCCCGAGATATTGACCTGCAGGAATACCTTTACCGTAATTCCGGCAGCTTCAGCCTTTTTGTGCAGCTCCTGCGCCAGTGATAACCGGTCCATAGAGTGTATATATTCAAATTTGCCGATAACATCCTTCACCTTATTGGTCTGCAGATGACCGATGAAATGCCAGGTTCCCTTGTCTCCAAGGGCTTTCCATTTATGCTCTGCATTCTGCCAGCGGCTCTCTGCGATATCCATAAGTCCTGCTTCCAGCACAGCGGATACCGTATTCAGCGAGACATATTTTGTCACTGCAATGATTTTGACTTCATGTGCATCTCTTCCGCTTGCCGCACACGCTCTCGCTACGCGTTCCTTTACATCTGAAATTCTGTCCTGCAGTGTCAAAGCCAACGTTCAACTCCCCTTTATTCCAATCCAGCTCGTCATTCTGCCTGTAATTCCGTTCTCCTTGCGGTATGAAAAGAAAAGATCAGGGTTACAGCTTGTACACCAAGTTGTACATTCGATATGAGTCGGCAATATTCCTGCTTTAATCATAATGCGTCGGTTCATTTCTTTCAAGTTAAGCATACTTTTGCTGTCATCGGTTTCCGATTTGGTGTAGAGAACCTGCCCGGTTCCGTCAAAAGCCTGCGCCCCCAGCGTATCCTCCAGCCGGCGCACATGATCCATCACATAATCGTCGACCTCATAGCAGCATTCCCCTATGGAAGGTCCGATTGCCGCAAGAATATCCTTCGGACGGCTGCCGTATACCTCCTGCATTTTACGGGCCATTGCGCCTGCAATTTCAGCAACAGTTCCTTTCCAGCCCGCATGCGCAAGACCTGCGGCACGCTTCACAGGATCATAGAAATACAGCGGCACACAGTCTGCGTAAAAGGATGTGAGCAGCACATCCGGCACATTGGTCAGCAGACCGTCGGTGGACTGGAAAGCCGAAGTCCTGTCCAGGCTGCCGCGTCCGCGGTCACGCTCCGTGACAATTGCAATCTCTTTTCCATGTGTCTGTTCACCGCAGGTCCAGGCTTCCAGTGTAAATCCAAGACGCTCCGCAAGTCTCCGCCGGTTATTCAGCACATCTTCCGGCTCGTCACCAACATGAAAGGCGCAGTTGAAGCTGTCATAAGGGGCCTTGCCGAAGCCGCCTTGCCTTCCTGTAAAACCTGCAGTAATCCTATTATGCTCTAAACGCCAGGGCTCTATATGAAACAGCGCAGGCGTTTCTTCTTTTTGAACAAATGGCTCCATAATTTCACCTCTGTCTAAGTGTACCACAAGTATAAAAATCCCCACAAAGTGAGGGTATGTTCACAGTCAAAAAGGCGCCCCTTGTTAATAAGTGCGCCTTTCACTGCGGTCTCCCCGCTCCAGATACATCGTTTCACGCTCTTCCTGTCCCTGAGGCATCCTCGGCTCCTCTATTTTTACAAGCACGACATCGGCACCTATCTTGACAATATTCCGCCAGGGAATGATCAGATCTGCTCCGCCTCCGAAAAGCCCCATAAACCGTGTAAACCCGGGAACGACAATGGCATCTATGACGCCGCGGCGAAGGTCCAGCTCCAAATCACTGATTTGTCCAAGCCGTTTTCCATCGACAATATTAATGACATCCTTCGTCTGAAAATCAGAAATTTTCATTTTTTTGCCCGCTCCGATCGAATCCTCGTTCACCTCAGCACCCCTGTACAATAAGACATATAATCCAATATATGTACTCCGGGCTTGGCTACATACCTATATTTATCAGTCCCCGCCAACATATAAAGGGGTATCCCGCGGATTGCTGCCGCTTAAGGATACCCCTGTTTCATTTGTTTGACATGCCTATGACTTTACATGCTTTTGCATTTGCTGAATCGCTGATTTCTCCAGCCGTGATACCTGTGCCTGGGAAATGCCGATTTCATCGGCAACCTCCATCTGCGTCTTGCCTTCAAAGAAACGCATCGAGAGAATCCGTTTTTCCCGCTGGCCCAGCTTTCTCATCGCTTCACGCAGCGCAATCTCTTCGATCCAGGACACGTCTTTATTCTTGTCGTCACTGATCTGGTCCATCACATAAATCGGATCCCCGCCGTCATGGTAGATCGGCTCAAACAAGGAGACAGGATCCTGAATGGCGTCAAGGGCAAACACTACATCCTCTTTCGGTACACCCAGCGCCTGGGAGATTTCGAAGATCGTCGGCTCCCGCGAATTCTGGTTGGTCAGGCTGTCACGGACCTGCAGCGCCTTATACGCGATATCCCGCAGGGAGCGTGACACCCGGATGGGGTTGTTGTCCCGCAGATAGCGGCGGATCTCTCCGATAATCATCGGTACGGCGTAGGTGGAAAACTTTACATTTTGCGATAAATCAAAATTATCGATGGCTTTCATCAATCCGATGCAGCCTACCTGGAACAGATCGTCAACGAACTCTCCCCGATTATTGAACCTTTGAATGACGCTAAGCACAAGTCTAAGGTTCCCATTTACCAATTTCTCTCTGGCGGACCGCTCGCCCTGCTGCTGCAGCGAAGTGAACAGCTCCCGCATCTCCACGTTCGTAAGAACGGGCAGCTTGGCGGTATCCACACCGCAAATCTCGACTTTGTTACGGGTCATGATGATTTACCTCCCAAGGAGAAACATTAATGTACATTATCTCCCCGGCCCGGCATTTTATTCCTTGCCCGTCAGATCCTCACACCATCTTGTTGAACTCTTTGCGCAGCCGCTTGATAATTCTTTTCTCCAGCCGTGAGATGTAAGACTGAGAAATGCCCAGCAGATCCGCCACATCTTTTTGTGTTTTTTCTTCTCCGCCGCGCAGTCCAAAGCGCAATTCCATGATCAGCCGCTCCCGCTCGCTAAGTTTTTCCAGCGCCTTCTGCAGCAGCTTGCGGTCCACCTGTTCCTCGATATTCCGGTAAATGGTATCATTTTCAGTGCCCAGCACATCCGACAGCAGCAGCTCGTTACCATCCCAGTCAATATTAAGCGGCTCATCAAAAGAGACCTCACTCCGGGTCTTGCTGTTACGCCGCAGGTACATCAGAATCTCATTTTCGATACAGCGTGAGGCGTAGGTGGCGAGCTTTATTTTTTTCTCCGGATCAAATGTATTGACTGCCTTGATCAGCCCGATGGCACCGATGGAGACAAGATCTTCAATGTTGATGCCTGTATTCTCAAATTTACGGGCGATGTATACCACCAGCCGCAGGTTGCGCTCAATCAGCATAGCCCGCACAGCAGCATCCCCGCTGGACAGCCGGTTCAGTAAAAACTCTTCCTCTTCCCGCGTTAAAGGGGGAGGCAGCGCCTCGCTTCCGCCGATATAATAGATTTCCTGGCTTTTAAGCCCCAGCAGAAACAGCATACGGTAATACTGCAGCTGCAGCGCAATCTTCCATTTGACCATGATTGTTCCTCCTCCAAGAAGTGCACAGTTACCCTGAGATGTTCCTCTTCCGACCTGTTTTCGAGCTGACACAAAACTGCCTGTTCACTACCTGTTGTCCGCTTAATCCGGCTGTGAAGGGCGCTCAAGCGTGCTCAGCAGGACACCGCCGCTTCAGCCATCTGTTCTTTCTGGATCAGGTCCGGATGTATAATCGCCCGGTAGGCGCCGTCCCCGGACAGCGTGCCTCCATCCAGTCCAATCAGCACTCTCCTACTCTGATAGGTTTCCTCTCCCAGCTTGATGCTTACAAAATCAGGCTTCAGCGCCAGCATAAAAGACGACCCGCGGTTAACTCCCCTGTATGGCACCAGCCGCATTCTGTCCTGCCAGGCAAAAGACTGCCCGTCCGTCTCCAGCAGCAGTTTGTCCGCATCCCCCTGAGTCAGCTTGCCGATCCAGGATGCCGGCAGATGGCCTTCCCAGAGCGATGCCTCCATGACCATCACCGGAATCCGGGTCAGCGGGTCATTCAGCCGGTTGCCTGTGTCAAGCAGTCCCTTACAGATAACGCTCACTGCGTCAATTTCCACCAGCACCTCGCCGATGTACGTGTCCAGCTGCTCCCTGTGCATGCGTGAAGTATGAATAAGCTTAAACAGGAACAAAACCAGGGGCAGAAAGGCAAGCACGAACCAGAAACCGATTTTTAGCCGGTGGGCTTGGCCTCCAGCAGAGGTAAACATAATACCGTTCCAAATGTCGCCGGAGCTTTGCAGCAAATAATGAACTCCCACGATACCCCCTGCCGCTGCAAAATTAATAATATAAAAAGCTCCCAGTGCGCGAAGATAGCTTTGCAGGCTCCTGAATCCGAAAGCAATCCACAGCATAATCACTGACAATCCGAACTTAATGAGGAAGGTATACAGAAAGGACAGCTCCGGTACGAACATCATCACTACATACAGCGCGCCAACCAATGAGGAGAGGGCCAGCCTCCACCAGGAGACCTTCATTTTGACAAGCCAGCCGGTCAGCCACAAAAGAACTCCGTCAATCAGCAGATTGGCAGCAAAAATCAAATCAATATAAACTACCATTGCATTCACCTGCCTAAGAGTCGCAGCTGCCCCCCAGCCGCAGGAGCAGGCTCTCTTTTTTGGACGATATGATTAGTATAGAAAGTCTCGTATTCAAAGTCTGTCTAAACTTGGGAGGCGTTCCTGAGGTTTTTTTGTCGAGTTATAGCAGGGTCAGACCACAAAAAAGCCAGCCTGTGAGGGCTGACCTTGTTTTACTTATACCACTTAGCTTATGATTTCGGGGCCTGTTAATTATTCGTTGTAGGGAAAAAGTTTCAGGGAGTGTGATTAGACCAGGCTAAGTGGAATTTCTCCTCTAAATCTCAAGCAACTACCGGAATTTTCATACTAGTGGGAAAATCTCCACTTAAATATGCCGAATTGGATTCAAAAGGCCTGGTTTCGTCCAAATAGCGGGAGTATTTCCGACTAATTAACCTAAATGATGAAGATGAAGAAATTTAGAGGGAGGAAATCCAACTAAATTTCGCAGCACTCTTTTCCGAGTCAGACATTACCTCAACCCTCTACATTTCAATTTTCTAGGTTAATCCACAGGCATGATAGTTTCTATCTCTTCTGCAGAAAGGCCGGTTGCTGCCTGTATCTCCTCATCATCCATCCCCATGGCACGCAGCTTTCTCGCTACTTCCAGTTTGCCCTCCAGAATGCCTTCGATCTTTCCTTCGATCTTGCCTTCAATCTTGCCTTCGATCTTTCCTTCGATCTTTCCTTCGATCTTGCCTTCGATCTTGCCTTCTTTTATGCCCGCGATTCTGCCCTCGGCTCTGCCTTTTTTCCTGCCTTCTCTCAGGCCCTTAATGGTTCCGGCCTTGATGCCTGCAGCTTCCCCTTTGGCGAAACCCTCAGTGAGCGCACCCTCTCTTTGCGAAATCTCATCCAGCAGGAATTTCTGGCGGGCCTCGTATTTTCTGCGGGCTTCCTCATCCTGACTAAGGAATTGCAAGGTATCCATGGCTTTTTTAAGAACCGGCTCGTTCATTCTCAGCACCTCCCAATGGGTTTCGTCCTTTCCCTTCAAAAACAATAACCAGTTAATCAGACCGCCTTCAGCGGGGATGACTGTATGATCTATCTTGGGCAATTCAATAAAATGTATTTCTATGTCGTCTATAAGGAGCGTGCCTTTCCTGTCTTCCCGCAAATGAAACACATTATGGTACGGCTCATCCGGCAGGA
Coding sequences:
- the sigG gene encoding RNA polymerase sporulation sigma factor SigG, translating into MTRNKVEICGVDTAKLPVLTNVEMRELFTSLQQQGERSAREKLVNGNLRLVLSVIQRFNNRGEFVDDLFQVGCIGLMKAIDNFDLSQNVKFSTYAVPMIIGEIRRYLRDNNPIRVSRSLRDIAYKALQVRDSLTNQNSREPTIFEISQALGVPKEDVVFALDAIQDPVSLFEPIYHDGGDPIYVMDQISDDKNKDVSWIEEIALREAMRKLGQREKRILSMRFFEGKTQMEVADEIGISQAQVSRLEKSAIQQMQKHVKS
- a CDS encoding YlmC/YmxH family sporulation protein, whose product is MKISDFQTKDVINIVDGKRLGQISDLELDLRRGVIDAIVVPGFTRFMGLFGGGADLIIPWRNIVKIGADVVLVKIEEPRMPQGQEERETMYLERGDRSERRTY
- a CDS encoding YggS family pyridoxal phosphate-dependent enzyme; its protein translation is MTLQDRISDVKERVARACAASGRDAHEVKIIAVTKYVSLNTVSAVLEAGLMDIAESRWQNAEHKWKALGDKGTWHFIGHLQTNKVKDVIGKFEYIHSMDRLSLAQELHKKAEAAGITVKVFLQVNISGEDSKFGLSPEAVPQFLREIAVYDRVKVIGLMTMAPHEEDPELTRPVFRGLRELRDELNLLALTPEPIQELSMGMSNDFEVAIQEGATQVRLGTVLVGHEEGD
- the pgeF gene encoding peptidoglycan editing factor PgeF, whose product is MEPFVQKEETPALFHIEPWRLEHNRITAGFTGRQGGFGKAPYDSFNCAFHVGDEPEDVLNNRRRLAERLGFTLEAWTCGEQTHGKEIAIVTERDRGRGSLDRTSAFQSTDGLLTNVPDVLLTSFYADCVPLYFYDPVKRAAGLAHAGWKGTVAEIAGAMARKMQEVYGSRPKDILAAIGPSIGECCYEVDDYVMDHVRRLEDTLGAQAFDGTGQVLYTKSETDDSKSMLNLKEMNRRIMIKAGILPTHIECTTWCTSCNPDLFFSYRKENGITGRMTSWIGIKGS
- a CDS encoding YggT family protein; the encoded protein is MIIFYILMSWLPNVRENFIGELLGKLVEPYLSPFRKVIPPLFGTIDFSPIVALFVLQFAVTGLKSIVALLIG
- the spoIIGA gene encoding sigma-E processing peptidase SpoIIGA, with the translated sequence MVVYIDLIFAANLLIDGVLLWLTGWLVKMKVSWWRLALSSLVGALYVVMMFVPELSFLYTFLIKFGLSVIMLWIAFGFRSLQSYLRALGAFYIINFAAAGGIVGVHYLLQSSGDIWNGIMFTSAGGQAHRLKIGFWFVLAFLPLVLFLFKLIHTSRMHREQLDTYIGEVLVEIDAVSVICKGLLDTGNRLNDPLTRIPVMVMEASLWEGHLPASWIGKLTQGDADKLLLETDGQSFAWQDRMRLVPYRGVNRGSSFMLALKPDFVSIKLGEETYQSRRVLIGLDGGTLSGDGAYRAIIHPDLIQKEQMAEAAVSC
- the sepF gene encoding cell division protein SepF, yielding MGVMNRFMSFLGLQEEEEVVEREQITREEEEFEPAPVETRKNQRANVVSIHSQKNVKVVLYEPRSYEEAQEIADHLRSHRTVVINLQRVRNDQAMRIIDFLSGTVYALGGGISKIGGNIFMCTPDTVEIQGSITEILGDDQDYNRMR
- the sigE gene encoding RNA polymerase sporulation sigma factor SigE; this translates as MMVKWKIALQLQYYRMLFLLGLKSQEIYYIGGSEALPPPLTREEEEFLLNRLSSGDAAVRAMLIERNLRLVVYIARKFENTGINIEDLVSIGAIGLIKAVNTFDPEKKIKLATYASRCIENEILMYLRRNSKTRSEVSFDEPLNIDWDGNELLLSDVLGTENDTIYRNIEEQVDRKLLQKALEKLSERERLIMELRFGLRGGEEKTQKDVADLLGISQSYISRLEKRIIKRLRKEFNKMV
- a CDS encoding Rpn family recombination-promoting nuclease/putative transposase; this encodes MELLDPRVDFVFKRIFASENNRDVLLAFLNGIFAEAGEAPLTEVVLLNPYTDKDDPADKQSIFDVWARTAEGKLIDIEMQLFNKYDIEKRTLYYWSKRYSGQLQESGQYRDLKKCVMINILNYRVLPDEPYHNVFHLREDRKGTLLIDDIEIHFIELPKIDHTVIPAEGGLINWLLFLKGKDETHWEVLRMNEPVLKKAMDTLQFLSQDEEARRKYEARQKFLLDEISQREGALTEGFAKGEAAGIKAGTIKGLREGRKKGRAEGRIAGIKEGKIEGKIEGKIEGKIEGKIEGKIEGKIEGILEGKLEVARKLRAMGMDDEEIQAATGLSAEEIETIMPVD